The following is a genomic window from Campylobacter concisus.
TCTTAAAAATGGCTGGGAAGATAAAGAATTTATAGAAAATAGAACTTACGGTATTGATGAGATAAGAAAAGAGGCTGAGTACTGGACACCAGAGGTTACATCTGATGTTACTGGAGTACCAGTTGATAAGCTACTAAAAGCTGCAGACATTCTAGCTCGCACAAAACCAGGTACTGTTGTTTGGGCACTTGGCATCACTCAACACTCAGTTGGTACATCAAATACAAGAATTTTACCTATCCTTCAACTAATTCTAGGAAATATGGGTAAAGCAGGTGGTGGCTGTAATATCATTCGTGGTCACGACAATGTTCAAGGCTCAACTGATATGTGCAACCTTTCAGATAGCTTGCCAATGTATTATGGCTTAACTGATGCAGCATGGAAATATTACTGCAAAGGCTGGGGCGTTGATTATGACGAATTTATTAAACGCTTTGCGGTCTCAACAAAAGAGCCAAAACAAGGCGGCACTCCTGTTAAAAACACAGTCTTTGAAGAGTATTATTACCACGATCCTAAACATCCAGAAGATAGAAACTGGAGAAACGAAAAAGGCTGGTCACTTTCAAAATGGTGGCAAGGCGTCTTGAAAGAGGAGAACACATTTAGTAGTGGCGCATTAAGAGTTCTTTGGGTTCAAGGAACTGGTCTAACGTCTATGGCACACTTAGCTAAAATTCAAGAAGCAGCTTCAAAACTAGATATGATCGTTGTGGCTGAGCCATTTGTAAATGAAATTTCTATCCTTTCAGATAGAAAAGATGGCGTTTATATCTTGCCAGTAGCGACTGCATTTGAAAATGAAGGTCACTTAAGTGCTACAAACCGCTCAGGACAATGGAGAACAAAAGTTGTTGATCCACTTTATGAGAGCAAGGGCGATCACGAAGTGATGTTCCTATTTGCTAAGAAATTTGGCTTTTACGATGAATACGTAAGAGGCATGAAAATGGGTATCGTAGATCGTGAAATAAAACAAGTAAAAGATGATTTTGTATGGCCTGATGATGCGACAAATGAGATAGCAAGAATTGGAAATTCTATAGGTTATGGTGGTAGAACAGCCGAGATGTTTAGACGCCATCAAGCAAACTGGGATAAATTTGATCCAGATACGTTAATAGGTATTGGCGGTGAAGTCAAAGGCGAGTACTACGGTAAACCATGGCCAGCATGGGATGAAAAACACCCTGGAACTCCAATACTATATGATATGAGCAAACCTTATGTTGAAGGTGGTTCAGGCTTTAGAAATCGCTTTGGACTCGAACATAATGGCGTTAGTCAGCTAGCTAGCGAAGAGACAACACTTGTTGGCTCAGCTATAAAAGGTGGCTATCCACAAATCACAAAAGAGAATATAGAAAAAGTCTTAGGTATAACTCTAACTGAAGAAGAGAAAGCTAAGATGGGACCAAGCTGGAGCATGGATTATAGTGGTATTATCTTTGAAAAATGCCGTGAAAAAGGTGTTGTACCTTATGGTAATGCAAGGGCAAGAGCTATCGTTTGGGAATTCCTCGATCCTATTCCAAAACATAGAGAGCCTATTCACTCACCACGCTGGGATCTTGTTCAAAAGTATCCGACATTTGATGATCAAGCTAGAAATTTCCGTGTTTCTACTAAGTTTAAGTCAGAGCAACAAGCAAAAGATTGGTCGAAAGAATTTCCAATCGTGTTTAGTACGCAACGTGTCGTAAACCTAAGTGGTGCTGGTATGATCGAAAGAACCAGTAAATATCTATCAGCTATTACGCCAGAGATGTTTGCTAATGTTAACCCAGAGCTAGCTTTAAAATACGGCATAAAAGACCGCGATATGATGTGGATCCACAGCCCACAAGGCACAAAGATCAAAGTAAGATGCTATCACAGCCAGATGGTAACTCCAGATAGAATTTGTATGCCATACAACTTCGCTGGTATTATGCAAGGCGTTGATCTTTCAGCTCGCTATCCAGAGGGCACTAAGCCTTATGTTATTGGTGAAAGTTATAACACTGTTACTAACTATGGATTTGATCCAGTTACTCAAATTTCAGAGTTTAACGCAGGTCTTTGCCGTATAGAAAAAGCTGAGGAAAATACATTTAAAACATCGTTTTTCCATGAATATGGCGAGAGAGACGCCATGGGTAAAGAGTAAGGAGAGATAAGATGGCAAGAATGAAATTTTTTGTAGATACTAACAGATGTATCAGCTGCTATGGTTGCCAAGTTGCTTGCTCTTCTGCTCATGAACTTCCAGTGGGAATTTATAGAAGAAAGGTCATTACACTTCACGATGGTATCGAAGGTAAAGAGGTTTCAACTACCATTGCATGCCAACACTGTACTGATGCACCTTGTGAGCAAGTTTGCCCGGTTGATTGTTTCTACATTAGAGCTGATGGCATCGTGCTTCACGATAAAAATATATGTATAGGCTGTGGTTACTGCTTATATGCTTGTCCGTTTGGTGCACCACAGTTCCCTAAAGATGGAGCATTTGGCGTAAAAGGCGTTATGGATAAATGTACAATGTGCGCAGGCGGTCCAGAGCCAACAAACTCACACGAGGAGAGAGAACTATACGGTCAAAATAGAATGGCCGAAGGAAAAGTGCCTATGTGCGCGGCTGTTTGTGCTACAAATGCACTTTTAGTTGGAGATGCGGCTGAAGTATCAAACGTATATCGCAAACGTGTTATGCTAAGAAATACCGGACTAAATGCCTAACAAGAAGGAGAGCATTTGCTCTCCTTTAAATTTTAAACTTAAAACCTTTTCATTTTTTATAAAGCTACTATTTTTTATTCAAAAGATAAATTTTAAATTTACATTAGAAAATTTCTAAAACTATTTAAAATTGGCTATTTGAAGACAAATTTCTCTTTATTATCTCAATTTGCTCTATTTTATGATAATCGTTTTTATTTTAATCAAAGTAAAGCCTTGGTAATATTCGGTTCAAAAAAATCTCACAGGTGGTTTATTTAATGAATAAATTCTTAAAATTTATGCTAATTATGTTGTTGCCTATTTGGCTTATAGCAAAAAATGAGGATTACGAGCAGGTCGCAGCTCAGATAAAAGAGTCGCTACAAAAAGTAATAACAGAGTATAGAGCGGGCAATATTGAACAAGCGGTCAGTGATACTCAAAATGCTTATTTTGGCTTATTTGAAGATGTTGAAGCTGGCATTAGAATAAATTTAGGTCAGAAAAAAGCTTACTCTATGGAGAAGCAATTTGGCGAGATCAGAAAGGCGATAAAAGCAGGCGAAGCACCAGATGATGTGCAAAAAAGAATAGATCAGATAAATAGCGAGATCGCTGAAGTTCTACCAGTTATTTTAAAAGGACATAGGCTAGTTGGTGAGTATTCAGACAGCCCAGCTCAAGCTGCTGCAACTGACTATGATACTTCTAAATTTATCCCTGAGTGGAAGGTAGCATTTACAAATTTATCAGCCGATCTAGATAAAGCAATAGCAAGCTATGAGAGTGATAAGCAAGATGATGCTAAAAATGCTATCCAAGATGCTAAATTTACAGACTACAGAAATACTCAACTTGAAATCGCTATTCGCCAGCATATAGAAAATGGTAAAAGCATAGATGCTGACATCCAAAGAAAGATGGGCGAAGCGATCAGCGGCATCACAAATGGTATAAGCAAAGATGACTTTAAAACCAAGCTAGATGAGATCAAAAAGCTGGCATATGAGGCAATCTCAAAACTTCCAGCTGATACTGCAAAACTTGCAAAAGTTGATATGAGCGATGTAGAAGCAGCTTCTGAAGAAGATAGTGGTGTAGATTATACCAAAGTCGTTCAAAACATAAACGACAAAATTCAAGCTGCTATCACACTTTATAAAAATGGTGATGTAAAAAAAGCCATGGGCGATATCCAAGACATCTACTTTGATGAGTTTGAAGGTAGCGGCATGGAGAATAAAGTAGGTGCAATAGATGTAAATTTAAAAACAGCTATTGAAGCTACATTTGGCAATCTTGTAGCCCTTATGAAATCAGGTGCAGATGAAAAAACTCTTCAAGAAAGTGCAAGCAAAATGTCATCTCAGCTAGCAGCCGCACTTGAGAAAACTAATGGTTCAAGCTCACCTTGGACGCTATTTATCTGGGCGCTAACTATCATCTTAAGAGAGGGCTTTGAAGCTCTTATCATCGTTGCAGCCGTTGTTGCATACCTTGTAAAAACCGGCAATGCAAAAGCTATGGGTAAGGTCGTATATAGCTCAGTTGGCGTGGCTGTCATCTTAAGCTTTGTCATGGCGTGGATCATGAACGTCATCTTTGGCGAGGCAGCAGGTCAAAAAAGAGAGCTTATGGAAGGCATCACGATGCTTGTTGCAGTGGGACTTCTATTTTATGTTGGTTTCTGGCTTCTTTCAAATGCTGGCGCTAAAAAATGGAACGACTACATCAAATCACATGTATCTGAGTCTATCTCAAGTGGCTCGAGCACAGCGCTTTGGTGGACTGTATTTTTAGCAGTATTTAGAGAGGGTGCTGAGACAGTTCTATTTTATCAGGCACTTATCTTTGACGCAAAAGACTCAGCTGGCTACTCGATGATCGCAGCTGGCTTTGTTGTAGGTCTTATAGTTCTTTTGATAGTCTATTTCTTATTTAAAATTTTCGCTGTTAAAATTCCTATTAAACCATTTTTTATATTTACATCAGCGATCATCTTTTACATGTCGATCGTCTTTGTTGGCAAGGGTGTTGGCGAACTAGTTGAAGGTAAAATTTTCATCCCAACTATCATAAATGGACTTAGCTTCCCTGACTGGATGAGAGACTGGCTAGGATTTCAGCCATATTATGAGAGTTTAGTGCCTCAAATCATTATGGTACTTGCCCTTGTTATTGGCATCGTTATTATGAAATCAAAACAAAATAAAAATTAATCTTATTTAAAGGAGAGAATATGAATAAAATTCTTAGTTCAGCCCTAGCACTTAGCCTAGCAGCTGGTTTTGCACTTGCTGGAGAGCATCCAATCGGTGAGCCTGTAGAGGCTAATGGCATGGAGATAGCTGCAGTTTATTTGCAACCAATCGACATGGAACCAAAGGGTATTGACCTAGCTCCAAGCCTAGCTGATTTTCACCTAGAAGCTGACATACACGCTATTGCTGGTAATAAAAACGGCTTTGGCGAAGGTGAGTGGATCCCATACCTAAAGATTAACTACGAGCTAAAAAACCTTGATAACGGCAAAGTTAAAAAAGGTACCTTTATGCCAATGGTTGCAAGCGATGGCCCACACTATGGTGCTAACGTAAAAATGGATACAGGCGTAGGCAACTATGAGCTTAAATTCCACATTGATAATCCAGAAAAACAAGGTTTTGGTCGTCACGCTGACAAAGAGAGCGGTGTTGGTAAATGGTTTGAGCCTTTCACAACAACTTATAAATTTCAATGGACAGGTGGTCCTGTT
Proteins encoded in this region:
- a CDS encoding formate dehydrogenase subunit alpha translates to MKKVDGKWQRISWDQAVNEIGDKMLQIRKEDGPDSVVFLGSAKFNNEQAYYFRKFCAFWGTNSNDHVARIUHSATVAGVANTWGYGAMTNHFGDMAANSKCIFIIGANPAVANPVGGMKHTLQAKDRNNAKVIVADPNFTKTAAHADLYLRQRSGTDIALVYGLIHIILKNGWEDKEFIENRTYGIDEIRKEAEYWTPEVTSDVTGVPVDKLLKAADILARTKPGTVVWALGITQHSVGTSNTRILPILQLILGNMGKAGGGCNIIRGHDNVQGSTDMCNLSDSLPMYYGLTDAAWKYYCKGWGVDYDEFIKRFAVSTKEPKQGGTPVKNTVFEEYYYHDPKHPEDRNWRNEKGWSLSKWWQGVLKEENTFSSGALRVLWVQGTGLTSMAHLAKIQEAASKLDMIVVAEPFVNEISILSDRKDGVYILPVATAFENEGHLSATNRSGQWRTKVVDPLYESKGDHEVMFLFAKKFGFYDEYVRGMKMGIVDREIKQVKDDFVWPDDATNEIARIGNSIGYGGRTAEMFRRHQANWDKFDPDTLIGIGGEVKGEYYGKPWPAWDEKHPGTPILYDMSKPYVEGGSGFRNRFGLEHNGVSQLASEETTLVGSAIKGGYPQITKENIEKVLGITLTEEEKAKMGPSWSMDYSGIIFEKCREKGVVPYGNARARAIVWEFLDPIPKHREPIHSPRWDLVQKYPTFDDQARNFRVSTKFKSEQQAKDWSKEFPIVFSTQRVVNLSGAGMIERTSKYLSAITPEMFANVNPELALKYGIKDRDMMWIHSPQGTKIKVRCYHSQMVTPDRICMPYNFAGIMQGVDLSARYPEGTKPYVIGESYNTVTNYGFDPVTQISEFNAGLCRIEKAEENTFKTSFFHEYGERDAMGKE
- the fdh3B gene encoding formate dehydrogenase FDH3 subunit beta → MARMKFFVDTNRCISCYGCQVACSSAHELPVGIYRRKVITLHDGIEGKEVSTTIACQHCTDAPCEQVCPVDCFYIRADGIVLHDKNICIGCGYCLYACPFGAPQFPKDGAFGVKGVMDKCTMCAGGPEPTNSHEERELYGQNRMAEGKVPMCAAVCATNALLVGDAAEVSNVYRKRVMLRNTGLNA
- a CDS encoding FTR1 family iron permease, translated to MNKFLKFMLIMLLPIWLIAKNEDYEQVAAQIKESLQKVITEYRAGNIEQAVSDTQNAYFGLFEDVEAGIRINLGQKKAYSMEKQFGEIRKAIKAGEAPDDVQKRIDQINSEIAEVLPVILKGHRLVGEYSDSPAQAAATDYDTSKFIPEWKVAFTNLSADLDKAIASYESDKQDDAKNAIQDAKFTDYRNTQLEIAIRQHIENGKSIDADIQRKMGEAISGITNGISKDDFKTKLDEIKKLAYEAISKLPADTAKLAKVDMSDVEAASEEDSGVDYTKVVQNINDKIQAAITLYKNGDVKKAMGDIQDIYFDEFEGSGMENKVGAIDVNLKTAIEATFGNLVALMKSGADEKTLQESASKMSSQLAAALEKTNGSSSPWTLFIWALTIILREGFEALIIVAAVVAYLVKTGNAKAMGKVVYSSVGVAVILSFVMAWIMNVIFGEAAGQKRELMEGITMLVAVGLLFYVGFWLLSNAGAKKWNDYIKSHVSESISSGSSTALWWTVFLAVFREGAETVLFYQALIFDAKDSAGYSMIAAGFVVGLIVLLIVYFLFKIFAVKIPIKPFFIFTSAIIFYMSIVFVGKGVGELVEGKIFIPTIINGLSFPDWMRDWLGFQPYYESLVPQIIMVLALVIGIVIMKSKQNKN
- a CDS encoding iron transporter, coding for MNKILSSALALSLAAGFALAGEHPIGEPVEANGMEIAAVYLQPIDMEPKGIDLAPSLADFHLEADIHAIAGNKNGFGEGEWIPYLKINYELKNLDNGKVKKGTFMPMVASDGPHYGANVKMDTGVGNYELKFHIDNPEKQGFGRHADKESGVGKWFEPFTTTYKFQWTGGPVK